One Setaria viridis chromosome 5, Setaria_viridis_v4.0, whole genome shotgun sequence genomic region harbors:
- the LOC117854525 gene encoding uncharacterized protein has translation MVWFQCEDCGENLKKPKLAGHFRSCSAWKLSCIDCGEFFSQDTVQGHTQCISEAEKYGPKGQSKPSNGAQGKPDKPKPNADVDINVGLSTRPPWFCSLCNTTTTSKQTLLLHADGKKHRAKAKAFHASQKPANGAEQTADVKETGAVPTKDSAQVNGGESGDHERDEEKDAGKRKRMDDMAIEEPDNTKRQHLTSSSIGEVIKSKDGKSENKTKSTADELAGGADCKSVQKQKINWKKIITKTLKTNPDGVMKLKKLQKLVVKELQECGVAEDKDGLCATLMDKIASSSRFSVDGKRIKLVSKNEEES, from the exons ATGGTGTGGTTCCAGTGCGAGGACTGCGGCGAGAACCTCAAGAAGCCCAAGCTCGCCGGCCACTTCCGTTCCTGCTCCGCCTGGAAG CTGTCATGCATCGACTGCGGCGAGTTCTTCAGCCAGGATACGGTGCAGGGGCACACCCAGTGCATCTCCGAGGCC GAGAAGTATGGTCCCAAGGGACAGAGCAAGCCATCCAATGGTGCCCAGGGTAAGCCAGATAAACCAAAGCCAAATGCAGATGTTGATATCAATGTTGGCCTGTCGACACGTCCTCCTTGGTTCTGCAG CCTATGCAATACCACTACGACTAGCAAGCAAACTCTCTTACTGCATGCTGATGGAAAGAAGCATAGGGCAAAAGCAAAAGCCTTCCATGCTTCCCAGAAGCCAGCAAATGGAGCTGAACAAACTGCAGATGTGAAGGAAACCGGGGCTGTGCCTACAAAAGATTCTGCTCAAGTAAATGGTGGTGAGAGTGGTGATCATGAAagagatgaagaaaaagatGCTGGCAAAAGAAAGAGAATGGATGACATGGCCATAGAGGAGCCAGATAACACAAAAAGACAGCATTTAACAAGTTCGAGCATTGGAGAGGTAATAAAATCTAAAGATGGGAAgtcagaaaacaaaacaaagagtACTGCAGATGAACTCGCAGGTGGTGCCGACTGTAAAAGTGTTCAGAAACAAAAGATCAACTGGAAGAAGATTATTACTAAAACACTGAAGACA AATCCGGATGGAGTTATGAAACTTAAGAAGCTACAGAAGCTAGTCGTCAAGGAACTACAGGAATGTGGTGTGGCTGAAGATAAGGATGGCCTCTGTGCTACATTGATGGATAAA ATAGCTTCAAGCTCCAGATTTTCTGTTGATGGCAAACGCATTAAATTGGTgtcgaagaatgaagaagaatcTTAG